A single window of Maylandia zebra isolate NMK-2024a linkage group LG2, Mzebra_GT3a, whole genome shotgun sequence DNA harbors:
- the tex11 gene encoding testis-expressed protein 11, protein MEELTSTVKSLTELLLQKQLTDYDEVIEKLFSEVPGLEAMPKIPDPQLEECAIKLWNWGVTKNVGVTISTIQKAQVRHVACSLLYCCEPENPTEGTIRKQILMASKTGRTWLDCKNPQMADKYLSLAVKSLEILYSQLMSRGNGTADISSSKEDVEKDLLRILSYQAESAITQGNNKEAVAYIQRCKDMLLRLPKDTAYLSLMCYNFGIDAYNVRKYEDTAFWLSQSYDIGKMNMKYGPGSEVLAKALRLLATVYLEWDCEKFAEKAVNAVSLANKECVSTYGLYLKIKILLRCESSDSDFRAGLNEMLESEVSLELCLSTVKLLISEKREALAFEYLKSVCQHFETSPDLGTALVLHIELLLQRGKELLGKQKIEDVITGHCTGKQLTTQALTSLHVLLWDKASKYFEAGSYSEALQWYNYSLSLFKGGQMEPNLAKLQRNRASCFLKLKQLEKAKEAIKEAQRCDPDNIFTQFSVYKVAVQENEAEKASGALHAMGRLSKNPVACEDRLLVSEDAASNLLSLAAQIALENGQQETAMKALEILCEHSKDQAQVLVALRCLVRLVLSTIEKLSDEISDVSLDVLLPHLKKALQTISHPSHMTVDQRTEEANWFRKIAWNLALQCESSPDKMRDFFVLSYQFSQLCPPDRTLLMGQRTCLLMAAAASLELGRKSSHPTQEFTQTLEHIQICSEVWKTLKASGSFPMDPTDSLLLLYEFEARAKLNDPIVEAILESVLELESVEPKMLETMAALAMEPPAYFPLLCKKALRVALFLQKKQPQADLAHCSKCVHSLIKLSLPSGVSEVEAHVLEEVWNYYEEALSIIAAAPDDFPEMETLWLLTQAWNTGILLYSLAQYPEAEKWCGLAMSFVRHLGSLQESYETQMSGLYSKILDRLDKAKKNVNMKE, encoded by the exons ATGGAGGAACTTACCTCAACTGTGAAAA GTCTtactgagctcctgctgcaaAAGCAGCTAACAGATTATGATGAAGTGATAGAGAAGCTCTTCTCTGAAGTCCCTGGACTTGAGGCTATGCCCAAAATACCAGATCCGCAG CTGGAGGAGTGTGCCATCAAGCTGTGGAACTGGGGAGTTACTAAGAATGTGGGTGTCACAATAAGTACAATTCAAAAAGCCCAAG TGCGTCATGTTGCATGCAGTCTGTTGTACTGCTGTGAGCCTGAGAACCCAACAGAGGGCACCATTCGCAAGCAGATTCTG ATGGCCAGCAAAACAGGGAGAACCTGGCTGGACTGCAAAAATCCCCAGATGGCAGATAAATACTTAAGCCTTGCTGTCAAG AGCCTTGAAATCCTCTACAGCCAACTGATGTCCAGAGGCAATGGCACAGCTGACATCAGTTCATCCAAGGAGGATGTGGAGAAGGATCTACTTCGAATTCTCTCATACCAAGCAGAATCG GCCATAACTCAAGGCAATAACAAAGAGGCTGTGGCCTACATTCAGCGTTGTAAAGACATGTTGCTGCGACTACCAAAGGAT ACTGCGTACCTCTCCCTAATGTGCTACAACTTTGGAATAGATGCTTACAATGTGAGGAAGTATGAAGACACTGCTTTTTGGTTGAG TCAAAGCTATGATATCGGGAAAATGAATATGAAATATGGCCCTGGATCTGAAGTTTTG GCCAAGGCTTTGCGGCTCCTCGCCACTGTTTATTTGGAGTGGGACTGTGAGAAGTTTGCAGAGAAGGCAGTCAACGCTGTTAGCTTAGCAAACAAG GAATGCGTGAGCACATATGGACTGTACTTAAAGATCAAAATACTCCTGAGATGTGAGTCATCAGACAGTGACTTCAGAGCAG GACTTAATGAGATGCTGGAATCAGAAGTTTCTCTTGAGCTGTGCCTAAGCACAGTGAAACTATTAATCtctgaaaagag AGAAGCGCTGGCTTTTGAGTATTTGAAAAGTGTGTGTCAGCACTTTGAGACATCCCCTGACCTGGGAACTGCTCTTGTCTTGCACattgagctgctgctgcagagaggcaaagagctgctgggcaaacagaagaTTGAGGATGTTATCACTG GCCACTGTACAGGCAAACAGCTGACCACACAGGCTCTTACAAGTCTCCATGTCTTGCTGTGGGATAAAGCATCCAAGTACTTTGAG GCTGGAAGCTATTCTGAGGCTCTTCAGTGGTATAACTACTCCTTAAGTCTCTTCAAGGGAGGTCAAATGGAGCCCAACTTAGCCAAACTGCAAAGAAACAGAGCTTCCTGCTTCCTAAAACTTAAGCAACTGGAAAAG GCCAAAGAAGCAATTAAGGAAGCACAGAGATGTGATCCAGACAACATTTTTACTCAGTTTAGCGTATACAAGGTGGCTGTGCAGGAGAATGAGGCAGAGAAAG cCTCAGGTGCATTGCATGCAATGGGACGTCTGTCCAAGAATCCTGTAGCCTGTGAGGACAGACTGCTGGTGTCGGAGGATGCTGCTTCCAATCTCCTGAGTCTGGCTGCTCAGATTGCTCTGGAG AATGGACAACAGGAAACCGCCATGAAAGCACTGGAGATTTTGTGTGAACACTCCAAAGATCAAGCACAGGTTCTGGTTGCTCTGAG GTGTTTGGTTCGGCTTGTTCTCTCCACAATAGAAAAATTGAGTGATGAAATAAG TGATGTAAGTCTGGATGTCTTGCTGCCGCATCTAAAAAAGG CTCTGCAGACAATTTCACACCCCTCTCACATGACTGTCGATCAACGCACAGAGGAAGCTAACTGGTTCAGAAAGATTG CTTGGAACTTGGCTTTGCAGTGCGAGAGCAGCCCTGACAAAATGAGAGATTTCTTTGTGCTCTCTTACCAG ttctcccagctgtgcccacCTGATCGCACTCTCCTCATGGGCCAGAGGACATGTCTGCtaatggctgctgctgcttctttggAGCTCGGCAGGAAGTCTTCTCACCCTACCCAG GAGTTCACTCAGACTCTGGAGCACATTCAGATCTGTTCAGAGGTGTGGAAAACCCTGAAAGCATCAG GAAGCTTTCCAATGGACCCGACAGACTCTCTACTACTGCTGTATGAGTTTGAAGCTCGTGCTAAACTGAATGATCCCATAGTTGAGGCAATACTGGAGTCTGTGTTGGAGCTTGAAAGTGTTGAACCCAAAATGTTAGAGACCATGGCAG CCTTGGCAATGGAGCCTCCAGCCTATTTCCCTCTGCTGTGCAAGAAGGCCTTGAGGGTTGCTCTCTTTCTGCAAAAGAAACAACCACAGGCTGACCTGGCGCACTGCAG CAAGTGTGTTCACAGCCTTATCAAGCTGTCCCTCCCAAGTGGCGTGTCAGAGGTGGAGGCCCATGTGCTCGAGGAGGTGTGGAACTACTACGAGGAGGCCCTGTCTATCATTGCAGCCGCA CCGGACGACTTCCCAGAGATGGAGACCTTGTGGTTGCTGACTCAGGCTTGGAACACTGGGATTTTGCTGTACAGCTTGGCTCAATACCCCGAAGCTGAGAAGTGGTGTGGCCTGGCCATGAGCTTTGTCCGCCACCTGGGATCTCTACAGGAGAGCTATGAGACACAG ATGTCTGGTCTCTACAGCAAAATCCTGGACAGATTggacaaagcaaagaaaaatgtcAACATGAAAGAATAG